TAAGATGCTATGTGGATTGATTCCGCAGGATTGGAGTGGTATTCAAGAGACAATCGTAGTAGATATTCGCACTCCAAGGGTTATTCTTTCTATGTTGATTGGTATGGGTCTGGCAATAGCCGGGGCAGGTATGCAAGGATTATTTCGCAACCCTATGGCAGAACCTTATGTCCTGGGTATGTCTTCAGGTGCGGCTGTGGGTGCGGCAGTAGCTATTGTGCTGGGTATAGGTAAGGTATTTGGAGGACTTTGTATTCCGGCTATGGCTTTTATTGGAGCAACCATTACCATACTTCTGGTCTATAATATTGCCAAAACCGATGGAAAGGTGCCCATAGAAACCCTGCTTTTATGTGGTATTGCGGTAGGATTTTTCTTGAATAGCATTGTCTCGTTTTTGAAAGTTATCTCATCTGACCAGGCATTGCGAGAGGTAGTCCTATGGTTGATGGGTTCTTTTTCTATGGCTTGTTGGAGTGATGTGAAGATGGTTATTTTACCTATCCTTTGTGGAATTGTAACCCTTTATTTCCTGGCTCGTGAGCTAAATGCCCTTCAATTTGGTGAAGAGACTGCACTGCATTTGGGAATCGAGGTTGAAGCAGTCAAGAGAATATTGCTTGTTGCCGCTTCACTGGTTACCGCTGTAGCGGTATCAGTAAGCGGAATAATAGGTTTTGTTGGCTTAGTTGTTCCACATCTTGTCCGTATTATTGTTGGACCAGGCCACCATCTCTTATTACCTGCTTCGGCTCTATCTGGGGCAATATTCCTTGTTTTATGCGATACACTGGCAAGAACAATTGCTCAACCACAAGAAATACCCATTGGGATTATTACTGCAGGTATAGGTGCACCTTACTTTGTCTATCTGCTGAGACGGAGAAAAAAGGCAATTAGTTGGTGGTAAAATGCTCAAAGTAGAAAATATATCAGCCTCATATCGAGAAATACAAGTTCTTGATGGAATTAGCTTTAGTGTAGAAAAAGGTGAATTCCTCGGTATCATTGGTCCAAATGGTGCCGGCAAGACTACTTTGCTTAAGGTAATGACCTGGGTAAAACATTCACTCTCAGGTAAGGTTATACTGGAGGGAAAAGAGATAAGCAAGTTTTCTCGTAAGGAAATAGCCAGGATAATGGCGGTTGTGCCACAAAGTTCTTTTGTGCCACCATTATTTACTGTAGAGGATGTAATTTCTATGGGTAGATATGCCCATCAAAAGAGTCGATTTGCCTCCACAAAAGAGGATATAGATGCAGTAGAACAGGCTATGGAAAAGACAAATACCAGTAAATTTCGTCATCGTTTGATAGGTGAGCTAAGTGGTGGTGAACGACAGGAGGTTATTATTGCCCGGGCATTAGCTCAAGAACCTAAAATACTCATACTGGATGAACCTACGGCAAATCTTGATATAAAACATCAGATGAGGATATTGGATTTAACCAGAAGATTAGTGAAGGATGATAATATTACTGCGGTGATGGTCATTCACGACTTGAATTTAGCCGCCAGATTCTGTGATAGGCTTATTTTACTCCACAATCAGAAAATTCATTCAGCAGGAAGCCCCAGGGATGTGCTTACTAAAGAAAATCTTAAAACTGCTTATGAGGTAGAGGTAGTGGTTGAGAATAACCCTTTGATAGACTGCTTACAGGTAGTGGTTATTGATGGGCAGAAAAAAATTTCGACCTGTGAAATAGGGTTACAAATATCCCCCAATAGAGAATAAACAGGCCGCTCCTATGGAGCTAATTTGTTATAGAGGAAGATAATCTTTCTACAAACATATCGCTCCTCTGGAGCTAATATGAATAAAGCTCTGTAGGAGCAATCTGTTTGTAGTATTCCGCAAAAGCAATATATTTGTAGCTCCGTAGGAGCGACCTATTTGTATCGGCAGTAGAGATTGAATATCTATTTCTTGCATTTTATTTAAACCTATTTCACAGGTCGAAAAATTTCTTAGGAGGGTGTTAGGTGAAGATAGTATCAATTATGTGGCAGAGTTATATAAATATGCTTGTTCGGGCAAGCAAAAATGTGAAAGATTTTGCAGAAATTAAGGCTTATTCCTCAAAAAGGCTTGAACAAGAACCGGAAAAGATTGAGGCAATACTTAATGAAATGGCAAAAGCGCACATCATTTTTCTCTATCGTTCAACCGAAGGGTTTTGGGAAACGATTGAAGGCAGGCTTAAAGAGCTGGGCAAAAGGGTGCCTATTGTCTGCCTCGGACACGACCCGTCCTACTGGATGCTCTCTACGGTAAAGCCAGAGATAGTAGCTCAAGTCTATTCCTACCTTGTCATCAACGGCGAAGAGAACTTCACCAATATGCTACGATATATTGCCAGGGAGGTAGGCGGGCTTGATCTGAATGCCCCAGAGCCAAAACCAGTCCCCTGGGAAGGACTATATCATCCTGATACAGCGTCAATTTTTAACAATATTGAAGAATATCTCCAATGGTATGATAATTCAAAGTCCTCTGGTTTACCATCGGCAGGGACGGTTGGGATACTCCTGTCCCGGCACTACTGGGTGAATGATAATCTTGAAGTTGAGAATACCCTTATTCGGGAATTAGAGAAACTAAATTTAAAGGTTATCCCTGCTTTTTCATATTCTATTAAGGACGAAGAGTGGGGGAATAAGGGAAGTGGAGAGGTAATTTGCGAGTATTTTTTGGGCAAAGACAAAACCCCGCGGATAGATGCGTTTATTAAACTCCAGAATTTTTTCCTTGGCAACACACGCGGGAAAAATCAAGATGATAATATAGTTGCATCTTGTGGCGTGGAAATATTGAAACTGTTTGATGTGCCTGTATTTTCTCCGGTCACTTCCTATTATAGAACTATAGATGAATGGAATAGCGATTCGGATGGGCTTGGGGCAGGAATTGGCTGGTCAATTGCTATGCCGGAATTTGAAGGAGTAATTGAGCCCATTATTATTGGAGGGGCGAGTAAAGAAAAAGGGGACTTAGAGCGCCGGATGCCAATTGAGGAGCGGTGTAAAAAGGTTGCGAAACGAGTAGCTAACTGGATACGATTGCGAAAGAAAGCCATCCAGCACCGCAAGGTAGCCTTTATCCTGCATAACAACCCCTGTGCCTCGGTAGAGGCTACAGTAGGTGGTGGTGCCCACTTAGATACCTTAGAGAGTGTAGCTCGAATAATGCACCAGATGAAAGGGGTGGGCTATGCTATTGACCCACCAGCCGATGGCAAAGAACTCATTGATACTATTATGGAACGCAAAGCCATCAGTGAGTTTCGCTGGACAACCGTTGATGAAATTGTCAAAAAAGGCGGCTTTCTCAAGCAGATGACTAAAGAAGAATATGTCCAATGGTTTGATACCCTTTCTCCCACAGTGAAGAAACGCATGAATGATGCCTGGGGTAATCCACCTGGTGAAGAGAAAAATGGTGTGCCGGCGGCTATGGTCTATGAAGGTAAAATTCTTATTACAGGGATTCAATATGGCAATGTAGTGGTCTGCGTTCAGCCCAAACGCGGTTGTGCTGGTGCCAGGTGTGATGGCCAGGTATGCAAGATTCTGCACGATCCGGATATCCCCCCACCACACCAGTATCTGGCTACATACCGCTACCTTGAGTATGATTTTGGGGTAGATGTAATTGTGCATGTGGGCACGCACGGCAACTTAGAGTTTTTGCCTGGCAAAGGCACCGGCCTATCTGGTGACTGCTATCCAGATATAGGTATCGGAGACCTGCCGCATCTTTATATCTATAATGCTGACAACCCACCTGAAGGTACTATTGCCAAACGCAGAAGCTGTGCTACACTGGTTGACCATATGCAGACTGTAATGACACAGGGTGGGCTGTATGAGGAGCTTGAGGAGTTAGGACGCTTTATTGGTGAATATGAGCAGGTAAAGGATGTTGACCCAGCACGAGCACACGCACTTCAACACCTGATTATGGAGATGATAGAAAAGACCAATCTCAGCAAGGAGATGAGATTGAACCAGGATGTAGGGTTTGACGAGGTGGTAAGGCATGCTCATGGAGTGCTCTCCCGCATACGAAACACTCAGATACAAAATGGGATGCACATCTTTGGACAACTGCCTGAAGGAGAAATGCGAGTGGAATTTATCAACTCTATTCTGCGTTATGATGCAGGGGAAAATATTTCTCTGCGTAGGACTGTTGCCTCTATGATGGGTATGGATTTATCTAAGATGCTGGCAAATCAGGATGGGGTATGTCCGCATCATCAGAAGAGCTATGGAGAGTTGCTGGAAGAGGTGGATACAGCCT
This genomic window from bacterium contains:
- a CDS encoding iron chelate uptake ABC transporter family permease subunit: MGKDKVWQGIKGVEGSEQMRYKRHFSILLILCIILIAVCLIAIMVGSISIPPVIIIKIWLSKMLCGLIPQDWSGIQETIVVDIRTPRVILSMLIGMGLAIAGAGMQGLFRNPMAEPYVLGMSSGAAVGAAVAIVLGIGKVFGGLCIPAMAFIGATITILLVYNIAKTDGKVPIETLLLCGIAVGFFLNSIVSFLKVISSDQALREVVLWLMGSFSMACWSDVKMVILPILCGIVTLYFLARELNALQFGEETALHLGIEVEAVKRILLVAASLVTAVAVSVSGIIGFVGLVVPHLVRIIVGPGHHLLLPASALSGAIFLVLCDTLARTIAQPQEIPIGIITAGIGAPYFVYLLRRRKKAISWW
- a CDS encoding ABC transporter ATP-binding protein, producing MLKVENISASYREIQVLDGISFSVEKGEFLGIIGPNGAGKTTLLKVMTWVKHSLSGKVILEGKEISKFSRKEIARIMAVVPQSSFVPPLFTVEDVISMGRYAHQKSRFASTKEDIDAVEQAMEKTNTSKFRHRLIGELSGGERQEVIIARALAQEPKILILDEPTANLDIKHQMRILDLTRRLVKDDNITAVMVIHDLNLAARFCDRLILLHNQKIHSAGSPRDVLTKENLKTAYEVEVVVENNPLIDCLQVVVIDGQKKISTCEIGLQISPNRE
- the cobN gene encoding cobaltochelatase subunit CobN, translated to MKIVSIMWQSYINMLVRASKNVKDFAEIKAYSSKRLEQEPEKIEAILNEMAKAHIIFLYRSTEGFWETIEGRLKELGKRVPIVCLGHDPSYWMLSTVKPEIVAQVYSYLVINGEENFTNMLRYIAREVGGLDLNAPEPKPVPWEGLYHPDTASIFNNIEEYLQWYDNSKSSGLPSAGTVGILLSRHYWVNDNLEVENTLIRELEKLNLKVIPAFSYSIKDEEWGNKGSGEVICEYFLGKDKTPRIDAFIKLQNFFLGNTRGKNQDDNIVASCGVEILKLFDVPVFSPVTSYYRTIDEWNSDSDGLGAGIGWSIAMPEFEGVIEPIIIGGASKEKGDLERRMPIEERCKKVAKRVANWIRLRKKAIQHRKVAFILHNNPCASVEATVGGGAHLDTLESVARIMHQMKGVGYAIDPPADGKELIDTIMERKAISEFRWTTVDEIVKKGGFLKQMTKEEYVQWFDTLSPTVKKRMNDAWGNPPGEEKNGVPAAMVYEGKILITGIQYGNVVVCVQPKRGCAGARCDGQVCKILHDPDIPPPHQYLATYRYLEYDFGVDVIVHVGTHGNLEFLPGKGTGLSGDCYPDIGIGDLPHLYIYNADNPPEGTIAKRRSCATLVDHMQTVMTQGGLYEELEELGRFIGEYEQVKDVDPARAHALQHLIMEMIEKTNLSKEMRLNQDVGFDEVVRHAHGVLSRIRNTQIQNGMHIFGQLPEGEMRVEFINSILRYDAGENISLRRTVASMMGMDLSKMLANQDGVCPHHQKSYGELLEEVDTACKGFIRQVIGLQVTDSSLVDSSLWTKLRERVLDLNSRIDQSQEIASLLHGFSGGYIPPGPSGLISRGRDDILPTGRNFYSLDPHRIPTKAAWKVGQKLADALLEKHKQEQGRLPENVAIYWQCSDIMWADGEGMAQIMSLLGVRPLWHPNGRVKGFEVIPLLELGRPRIDVTIRVSGITRDNFPNCIELLDEAIQVVACLDEVEELNFVRKHALAQINQNSDGNSSKENWRDATLRIFASKPGTYQAGTQLAVYASAWKEEKDLSDIFIYWNGYAYGKGIFGEEKHKQLTDSLKTVDITYNKVVSDEYDLFGCCCYFGTHGGMTTAARTISGKEVKTYYGDTREPGHIEVRDMADEIRRVVRTKLLNPKWIEGMKRHGYKGAGDISKRIGRVYGWEATTKEVDDWIFDEIASTFVLDEENRKFFEENNPWALEEIGRRLLEAQERGLWNADPEVLKGLKNAYLEIEGWIEEKMGDIEGDFQGGAIDILTAEDVPDWRAKMQEIRKVIG